A genomic region of Vampirovibrio chlorellavorus contains the following coding sequences:
- the ileS gene encoding isoleucine--tRNA ligase produces MQEPSVQEASAINYKETLNLPQTAFKMKAGAATREVEIETHWEEAKVYETLMASRNKANKFVLHDGPPYLSSDKIHIGTALNKILKDIVTRYKSQQGFYTPYVPGYDGHGLPIENAVVKNIKGGRHAISEVELRKRCREFALANLKGQETNFKRLGVWGHWEKPYITINAEFEATQIKVFGNLYEKGFVYKGLKPVYWCPTCETALADAEVEYGDHVSHSIYVKFPVKNVENTPLEAQFKTLLADAALVIWTTTPWTLPANLALAVNPEFTYHLVKSRWGKLLVAEKLLPAFAKVIMTPEALAEYELIGSTDDFEAIAEFEGRELEGLITRHPFIDRESPVLMGEHVTLDAGTGIVHTAPGHGMEDYLVVQQYNREQFKDKPLPILSPLDNSGKFTEEALVPELLGVPYHLGNPIVLEILRAQQALLHDSKFTHSYPHCWRCHKPVIYRANEQWFIDIEKFRPDSLKAIDTVQWLPERGRNRIFNMVEGRGDWCLSRQRVWGVPIPIFYYEDNREVLITPEIIAHLYELFKVHSSDIWWAQSAEELLAGFPENLKAQYGLGHRKLVKEMDIMDVWFDSGITHTAVVDARKDELGELPVELYLEGSDQHRGWFQSSLLTSVMLYDKAPYKSVLTHGFVLDEAGRKMSKSLGNVVDPNSVIKEYGADVLRLWVASVDYTNDVRIGKNTLHQMAEVYKKVRNTLRFILGNLYDFDPAQHSVPYAQLSMLDRYTLHRLQHILGNITEAFEQWEFNRYCHEIQYLCMADLSALYFDVTKDILYCDAANAHRRRAVQTVLYALLQTILPVLVPVTPHLAEDIWLSLPDSQKTKVDGVAPVSATLLPWPQANAQYLNAELAQQFEQLLSVKEAVNQVLEGPRSEGRIGKSLEAQVILLPEAEAVSGLLGQLTASEQEVLFNVSAVSVATAPPDVTVFDWHTQVAANGVVVYAMPATHAKCVRCWKSDAAVGKMPGHPNICERCHQAVG; encoded by the coding sequence ATGCAGGAACCGTCCGTGCAGGAAGCCAGCGCTATCAACTATAAAGAGACTTTAAACTTGCCCCAGACCGCTTTCAAGATGAAAGCCGGTGCCGCCACTCGTGAAGTGGAGATAGAGACGCACTGGGAAGAGGCTAAAGTTTATGAAACCCTGATGGCTAGCCGGAACAAGGCGAACAAGTTTGTGCTGCACGATGGCCCGCCTTACCTCAGCTCCGATAAAATCCACATTGGCACGGCCCTGAACAAGATTTTGAAGGACATTGTGACCCGTTACAAGTCCCAGCAAGGCTTTTATACTCCCTATGTGCCCGGGTACGACGGTCATGGCTTGCCCATTGAAAACGCCGTGGTCAAAAACATCAAGGGCGGCCGTCATGCCATTTCGGAAGTGGAATTGCGCAAGCGCTGCCGGGAATTTGCCCTGGCCAACCTCAAGGGGCAGGAAACCAACTTCAAGCGCTTGGGCGTGTGGGGCCACTGGGAAAAGCCGTACATCACCATCAATGCCGAGTTTGAGGCCACCCAGATCAAGGTGTTCGGCAACCTTTATGAAAAAGGTTTTGTCTACAAAGGCTTAAAGCCGGTCTACTGGTGTCCCACCTGCGAAACCGCCTTGGCGGACGCGGAAGTGGAGTACGGCGATCATGTCAGCCACAGCATTTACGTGAAGTTCCCCGTGAAAAACGTGGAAAATACTCCGCTAGAGGCTCAGTTCAAAACCCTGCTAGCCGATGCCGCTTTGGTCATCTGGACCACTACCCCCTGGACCTTGCCTGCCAACCTGGCTTTGGCCGTTAATCCCGAATTTACTTACCATTTGGTGAAAAGCCGCTGGGGTAAGCTGCTGGTGGCGGAAAAACTGCTGCCCGCCTTTGCCAAAGTCATCATGACCCCGGAAGCGCTGGCTGAGTATGAGTTGATCGGCTCCACCGATGATTTTGAGGCCATTGCCGAGTTTGAAGGCCGGGAGCTGGAAGGCCTGATCACCCGCCATCCCTTTATCGATCGGGAAAGCCCGGTCCTGATGGGCGAGCATGTGACCCTGGATGCCGGTACCGGTATTGTGCATACCGCCCCGGGTCACGGGATGGAAGACTATCTGGTGGTGCAGCAGTACAACCGGGAACAGTTCAAGGATAAGCCCCTGCCCATTTTGTCGCCCCTGGATAACAGCGGTAAATTTACCGAAGAGGCCCTGGTACCGGAGTTGTTGGGCGTGCCCTATCACTTGGGGAATCCCATTGTGCTGGAGATTTTACGGGCGCAGCAGGCCCTGTTGCACGACAGCAAGTTTACCCACAGCTACCCGCATTGCTGGCGTTGCCACAAGCCGGTCATTTACCGGGCCAACGAGCAGTGGTTTATTGATATTGAAAAATTCCGGCCCGACTCGCTGAAGGCCATCGATACCGTTCAGTGGCTGCCGGAACGGGGCCGTAACCGTATTTTTAACATGGTGGAAGGTCGGGGCGATTGGTGTCTCAGTCGTCAACGGGTGTGGGGCGTGCCCATTCCGATTTTCTACTATGAAGACAACCGGGAAGTGTTGATCACCCCGGAAATCATTGCGCATTTGTATGAGCTGTTTAAAGTCCACAGCTCCGATATCTGGTGGGCCCAATCCGCCGAGGAATTGCTGGCCGGTTTCCCAGAGAATCTCAAGGCCCAATACGGCCTGGGTCACCGCAAGCTGGTGAAAGAAATGGACATTATGGACGTGTGGTTTGACAGCGGCATTACCCACACCGCCGTGGTGGATGCCCGCAAGGACGAACTGGGCGAACTGCCGGTGGAATTGTATCTGGAAGGTTCTGATCAGCACCGGGGCTGGTTCCAGTCCTCTTTGCTGACCAGCGTGATGCTGTACGACAAAGCGCCATACAAAAGCGTCCTCACTCACGGCTTTGTGCTGGATGAGGCCGGGCGCAAGATGAGTAAGTCTCTGGGTAACGTGGTGGACCCCAACTCGGTGATTAAAGAGTACGGCGCTGACGTGTTGCGTCTGTGGGTGGCCAGCGTGGACTACACCAACGACGTGCGCATTGGCAAAAACACCTTGCACCAGATGGCGGAAGTCTACAAAAAAGTGCGCAACACGCTGCGCTTTATTCTGGGCAACCTGTACGACTTTGATCCGGCCCAGCACAGCGTGCCTTACGCCCAGTTGTCCATGCTGGATCGCTATACCCTGCACCGATTGCAGCACATTTTGGGTAACATCACCGAAGCCTTTGAGCAGTGGGAGTTCAACCGTTACTGTCACGAGATTCAGTACCTGTGCATGGCCGATTTATCGGCGCTGTACTTCGATGTGACCAAGGACATTTTGTACTGCGACGCCGCCAATGCCCACCGTCGTCGGGCCGTACAAACGGTGTTGTATGCCTTGTTGCAAACCATTCTGCCGGTGCTGGTGCCGGTGACCCCCCACTTGGCCGAGGACATTTGGCTCAGCCTGCCAGATAGCCAGAAAACCAAAGTGGATGGCGTGGCCCCGGTCAGTGCCACTTTGCTGCCCTGGCCGCAGGCTAATGCGCAGTATCTCAATGCCGAACTGGCCCAACAGTTTGAGCAGTTGTTGAGCGTCAAAGAGGCCGTCAATCAGGTATTGGAAGGCCCTCGTTCCGAAGGGCGGATTGGCAAATCGCTGGAGGCCCAGGTGATTTTACTCCCTGAAGCCGAAGCTGTTTCTGGCCTGCTCGGTCAGTTGACGGCCAGTGAGCAGGAAGTGCTATTCAATGTGTCTGCGGTTTCAGTGGCCACAGCCCCGCCGGATGTAACCGTCTTTGACTGGCACACCCAGGTGGCCGCAAATGGGGTGGTCGTTTACGCCATGCCCGCCACCCATGCCAAATGTGTGCGTTGCTGGAAGTCCGATGCGGCAGTGGGCAAGATGCCCGGCCACCCGAACATTTGCGAACGCTGTCATCAGGCAGTTGGCTAG
- a CDS encoding DUF692 domain-containing protein produces the protein MQVLNSGEGSAVPNTLEPIGALTGFQQCPVLGVGLGLRRPLLESTLTATDLIDWLEFTPENYMGRGGKAIRMLQRAQAQFRLVSHGVSLSVGTVDPLSEGYLRDLAALFDWTQPAWFSDHLCFSSVDGLYFNDLMPLPRTRETVRQVVSRIHQVQDGIQRVFLLENISQYLNTPFDELADSDFISDIVTRAGCGLLLDVNNVYVNSVNHGFDPLTFLENIPLERVVQIHVAGHHQFPEGLVDTHGAPVIGPVWDLLEWVLQRSRPCGVMLERDTHLPPFAELVPELKKIRQLWEQTGQPVIRSGSQLPAQASAEPSVSLSAPSASAVPFQEALAHVPA, from the coding sequence ATGCAAGTGTTGAATTCAGGAGAGGGTAGCGCAGTGCCCAACACGCTGGAGCCAATTGGGGCTTTGACGGGTTTTCAGCAATGCCCCGTGCTGGGCGTTGGCTTGGGATTGCGCAGGCCTCTCCTGGAATCAACCCTGACCGCCACGGATTTGATCGACTGGCTGGAATTTACCCCGGAGAATTACATGGGCCGGGGGGGCAAGGCCATTCGGATGTTACAGCGGGCCCAGGCGCAATTTCGGCTGGTGAGTCACGGGGTCAGTCTTTCCGTGGGTACTGTGGATCCTCTCTCGGAGGGCTATCTGCGTGATCTGGCGGCCCTGTTTGACTGGACCCAACCGGCCTGGTTCAGCGATCATCTGTGCTTTAGCAGCGTGGACGGTCTTTACTTTAACGACCTGATGCCCTTGCCCCGCACCCGGGAAACGGTGCGGCAGGTGGTGTCCCGCATTCATCAGGTGCAGGATGGCATTCAGCGGGTGTTCCTGCTTGAAAATATCTCTCAGTATTTAAATACCCCCTTTGATGAGCTGGCGGACTCCGATTTTATCAGCGATATTGTGACCCGGGCGGGTTGTGGCCTGCTGCTGGATGTGAACAATGTCTATGTCAATTCGGTGAATCACGGTTTTGACCCGCTGACCTTTCTGGAAAATATTCCGCTGGAGCGGGTGGTACAGATTCACGTGGCCGGGCATCATCAGTTTCCGGAAGGCTTGGTGGATACCCACGGCGCGCCGGTCATCGGCCCGGTGTGGGATTTGCTGGAATGGGTCTTGCAACGCAGCCGCCCCTGCGGGGTGATGCTGGAGCGGGACACCCACTTACCCCCGTTTGCGGAACTGGTGCCTGAGTTGAAAAAAATTAGGCAGTTGTGGGAGCAAACTGGTCAGCCTGTCATACGGTCTGGCTCTCAGCTCCCGGCTCAGGCTTCGGCTGAGCCCTCTGTTTCTCTGTCGGCGCCTTCTGCATCGGCGGTTCCTTTTCAGGAGGCGCTGGCGCATGTCCCTGCGTGA
- a CDS encoding HvfC/BufC family peptide modification chaperone, giving the protein MSLREWQAQLGTVLLRPNPEKALSSAKVPHTGALALYQELLFNTVCGTVESIYPFTHQVLTYNQPDDSQWQGWVDAYRRAYPNRSYSLIGAICDFPEFLERQPALMVEFPFIADLARYEWLEMAVLNDPEPDFSADLEPMVPEIALFGQYQPVWNPIRRLQTFSYQIPTLLDAWKASPQSVLESPALFQGELDVLIYRDFRTLDARFFVVNALTATLLRLSASGASYEAGLTALQAGIPALSQLPTDVLKEHARGLLENCLDQGILWGSVPVSSPV; this is encoded by the coding sequence ATGTCCCTGCGTGAGTGGCAAGCGCAGTTGGGAACCGTACTCTTGCGGCCCAATCCAGAAAAGGCGCTCTCCAGTGCCAAGGTGCCCCATACCGGTGCGCTGGCTTTGTATCAGGAACTGCTGTTTAACACGGTGTGCGGCACCGTGGAAAGCATTTACCCTTTCACCCATCAGGTTCTCACTTACAATCAACCGGATGATAGCCAGTGGCAGGGCTGGGTGGACGCTTACCGGCGGGCTTACCCCAACCGTTCCTATAGCCTGATCGGGGCCATCTGCGATTTCCCGGAGTTTCTGGAGAGACAACCGGCCTTGATGGTCGAGTTTCCCTTTATAGCAGATTTGGCCCGTTACGAATGGCTGGAAATGGCCGTATTGAATGACCCTGAACCGGATTTTTCCGCTGACTTAGAGCCGATGGTGCCTGAAATCGCTTTATTTGGTCAGTATCAGCCCGTTTGGAATCCGATCCGGCGCTTGCAGACCTTTTCTTACCAGATACCGACCCTGCTGGATGCCTGGAAGGCCTCGCCCCAATCCGTGCTGGAATCCCCGGCCTTGTTTCAGGGTGAATTGGATGTCCTCATTTACCGAGACTTTCGCACTTTGGACGCCCGATTTTTTGTGGTCAATGCCCTGACTGCCACCCTGCTGCGCCTGAGTGCCAGCGGTGCTTCTTACGAGGCGGGCTTAACGGCCCTGCAAGCGGGAATTCCGGCCCTGTCCCAACTTCCCACGGATGTTTTGAAGGAGCATGCCCGGGGCTTGTTGGAAAATTGCCTGGATCAAGGCATTCTGTGGGGCTCTGTGCCTGTTTCATCCCCAGTTTGA
- a CDS encoding YceI family protein, protein MFNRFGVRLVSALMTVGLCTSVSLAKPLHFKVHGDNKDQISFNSDAPVEVITGNTQAVQGDIKLDDSFKLDAKHPFAIAFTVDLASIDTGIPLRNEHMRDNFLETKQYPQAKFVTQRVQFRQKPDLSKAQSIKLDAIGDLTVHGVTVRKTIPLTVDYTPGKSKQPATVRVRGKFPVTLAQHKIKRPEAIFVKLAETVYVSVDVTGKAITQ, encoded by the coding sequence ATGTTCAATCGTTTCGGAGTCCGGCTGGTGTCCGCCTTGATGACGGTCGGACTCTGTACCTCGGTCAGTCTGGCCAAGCCGCTACATTTCAAGGTGCATGGCGATAATAAGGATCAGATTTCTTTTAATTCGGATGCCCCGGTGGAGGTCATTACCGGCAATACGCAGGCGGTTCAAGGGGATATCAAGCTGGATGACAGTTTTAAACTGGATGCCAAGCACCCTTTTGCCATTGCCTTTACTGTGGATTTGGCCAGCATTGATACGGGGATTCCTCTGCGGAACGAGCATATGCGGGATAATTTTCTGGAGACCAAGCAGTATCCGCAGGCCAAGTTTGTGACCCAGCGGGTACAATTCCGCCAGAAGCCGGATCTGTCCAAGGCGCAAAGCATTAAGCTGGATGCCATTGGGGATTTAACCGTTCACGGGGTTACCGTGCGCAAGACCATTCCGCTAACGGTGGACTATACCCCGGGTAAGTCAAAACAACCGGCTACGGTGCGGGTACGGGGCAAATTCCCGGTCACGTTGGCCCAACATAAAATCAAGCGACCCGAGGCTATTTTTGTGAAATTGGCTGAAACCGTCTACGTGTCGGTGGATGTTACGGGCAAGGCCATCACTCAGTAA
- the secG gene encoding preprotein translocase subunit SecG — MESLIPFIRIFLQGCQIISAVLLIVLVLIHSPKGDGIGGMGGTAQIFSSQKGAEAALNKITAYTAGVFYVVSFVLGHYFGF; from the coding sequence ATGGAAAGCTTAATTCCCTTTATTCGTATATTTTTACAAGGCTGCCAAATCATTTCCGCGGTATTGCTGATTGTGCTGGTCCTGATTCACTCTCCCAAGGGGGATGGCATTGGCGGCATGGGCGGAACCGCCCAGATTTTCTCCAGCCAAAAAGGCGCTGAAGCGGCCCTGAACAAGATTACCGCATACACAGCTGGCGTTTTCTACGTGGTGTCCTTTGTGTTGGGTCACTACTTCGGCTTCTAG
- a CDS encoding lysophospholipid acyltransferase family protein: MFKFDPQWNYTQLQDSQLKWPHMLYQWLCIHLIELYILTKYKLRIKGKENKPKGFHSYVVACNHISSLDPPLVSLALNYQPISFLAKIELYEHFWMRLYNWGMSSIAVNRAKMDLSTVKSALKILKTGTWALGIFPEGTRAKEGEEKQAKRGVAFFACQAKVPILPIGIAQVERNGKKHMEVRVGKMIPCDGDMDSMAQKTEKAIAELVELAKTEP; this comes from the coding sequence ATGTTCAAGTTTGACCCCCAGTGGAATTACACCCAACTTCAGGATAGCCAGTTAAAATGGCCTCACATGCTGTATCAGTGGCTTTGCATCCACCTGATTGAGCTGTACATTTTAACCAAATACAAACTACGCATTAAGGGCAAAGAAAACAAGCCCAAAGGCTTCCATAGCTATGTGGTGGCCTGCAATCACATTTCATCGCTAGACCCCCCACTGGTTTCACTGGCCCTGAACTACCAGCCCATTTCCTTTTTGGCCAAAATAGAGCTTTATGAACACTTCTGGATGCGCCTGTACAACTGGGGCATGTCCTCCATCGCCGTGAACCGGGCCAAAATGGACTTATCCACGGTCAAATCCGCCCTTAAAATCCTCAAAACCGGCACCTGGGCGTTGGGTATTTTTCCGGAAGGCACCCGGGCCAAAGAGGGCGAGGAAAAGCAGGCCAAGCGCGGGGTGGCCTTCTTTGCCTGTCAGGCCAAAGTGCCTATTTTACCAATCGGCATTGCCCAAGTAGAACGCAACGGCAAAAAACACATGGAAGTTCGGGTTGGCAAAATGATTCCCTGTGACGGGGATATGGACAGCATGGCCCAGAAAACCGAGAAAGCCATTGCCGAGCTGGTGGAACTGGCCAAAACCGAACCCTGA
- a CDS encoding flagellar motor protein, with amino-acid sequence MEITSIIGLALGLAAVFGGAILEGLPLSAIVQPTAFIIVFGGMLGAILLQSPQVDLINAVKDLPIIFLGVKEKPGEVAELIVNMALKARKEGILALQNEIASIEDPFLKKGLELMTDGTDPQLLRELLETELHHYEESVGHASKVWEGCGAYAPTVGIIGAVLGLIHVMQNLNDPSKLGGGIAVAFVATVYGVAGANLLFIPLGGKLKGNRRQTIMTRAMMLEGILSIQAGESPSFISEKLKVFMHGHEGSHKDAAGHDG; translated from the coding sequence GTGGAAATCACATCGATTATTGGATTAGCCCTGGGCTTGGCCGCTGTTTTCGGCGGTGCCATCCTGGAAGGTTTGCCTCTTTCCGCTATTGTGCAGCCCACTGCTTTTATTATCGTGTTTGGGGGCATGTTGGGCGCTATTTTGCTGCAATCGCCCCAGGTGGACTTGATCAACGCGGTGAAAGATTTACCCATTATTTTTTTAGGGGTGAAGGAAAAACCGGGAGAAGTTGCTGAACTGATTGTGAACATGGCTCTTAAGGCCCGTAAAGAGGGGATTTTGGCCCTGCAAAACGAGATCGCTTCCATTGAAGATCCGTTTTTGAAAAAAGGCCTGGAGCTGATGACCGATGGTACCGACCCCCAGCTCTTGCGGGAGTTATTGGAAACCGAATTGCACCATTATGAGGAATCGGTGGGGCACGCCTCCAAGGTGTGGGAAGGCTGCGGGGCTTACGCGCCCACGGTAGGGATTATCGGGGCGGTGTTGGGCCTGATTCACGTCATGCAGAACCTGAACGATCCCAGCAAGTTGGGCGGTGGGATTGCCGTGGCTTTCGTGGCCACCGTGTACGGGGTAGCGGGGGCCAACCTGCTGTTTATTCCGTTGGGTGGCAAATTAAAGGGCAACCGCCGACAAACCATTATGACCCGGGCCATGATGCTGGAAGGTATTTTGTCCATTCAGGCCGGGGAAAGTCCCAGTTTTATCTCCGAAAAGCTCAAGGTCTTTATGCACGGGCATGAGGGAAGCCACAAAGACGCTGCCGGTCATGACGGCTAG
- a CDS encoding OmpA family protein has translation MAKKHKHPEHENLERWLVSYADFMTLLFATFTALYAMAQTDAAKLKDISAAIREGFEEQSIMSGIKSVLQGQSPPSKNPDPLSQEKGAGPGVIGKFDSMTYQPGEVRSTQKLVDDLTSDLKDANHEIKSLTVGAGGNQNEPGGQGQNGAGGPGQASKPMEAGPPGTEEGQVPMRQIEVSVQERGIRISFDSRLLFGPGESSLRPFAYKFLDKVAARLKKFDSHRIHIEGHTDKQPIASSQFPSNWELSCARSSSVVRFFIGRHQFNPSSLVAVGYGDTQPISNNATAEGRARNRRVDIIVYNEKMSSVLNPRTQFMGEQQIVKSVSDGPENPQAVLPVLPAPDAGGTTSGPVKIIIKEADGTEKILVPKTRPAKAESKPVPVLVDVQSAPGKAGTPKAVKAD, from the coding sequence ATGGCAAAAAAGCACAAGCATCCTGAGCATGAAAACCTGGAGCGGTGGCTGGTTTCCTACGCCGATTTTATGACCCTGCTGTTCGCCACGTTTACCGCCTTGTACGCCATGGCGCAGACGGACGCGGCCAAGCTCAAGGACATCAGCGCGGCCATTCGGGAAGGGTTTGAGGAGCAAAGCATCATGAGTGGGATTAAAAGCGTGTTGCAGGGGCAAAGCCCCCCCAGCAAAAATCCGGATCCGCTTAGTCAGGAAAAGGGCGCGGGGCCGGGGGTCATCGGCAAGTTTGACAGCATGACCTACCAGCCGGGCGAGGTGCGCTCCACCCAAAAGCTGGTGGACGATTTGACCAGCGATTTGAAGGACGCCAACCACGAGATTAAAAGCCTGACCGTGGGGGCCGGTGGTAACCAGAATGAGCCCGGTGGGCAAGGACAGAATGGCGCAGGCGGGCCGGGTCAGGCATCCAAACCCATGGAGGCAGGGCCACCGGGCACGGAAGAGGGGCAGGTGCCCATGCGCCAGATTGAGGTTTCCGTGCAGGAGCGGGGCATTCGTATCAGTTTTGACAGCCGCTTGCTGTTTGGGCCGGGAGAGTCCAGCCTGCGTCCCTTTGCCTACAAATTTCTGGACAAGGTGGCCGCTCGGCTCAAAAAATTTGATAGCCATCGCATCCACATCGAAGGGCATACGGATAAGCAGCCCATTGCCAGTTCCCAGTTCCCCTCCAACTGGGAGTTATCCTGTGCCCGCTCCAGCAGCGTGGTTCGCTTTTTTATTGGCAGGCATCAATTTAACCCTTCCTCTCTGGTGGCGGTGGGTTACGGCGATACGCAACCCATCTCTAACAACGCTACGGCGGAAGGTCGGGCCCGTAACCGGCGGGTGGATATTATTGTGTACAACGAGAAAATGAGCAGCGTTCTGAATCCCCGAACGCAATTCATGGGCGAGCAACAGATTGTCAAAAGTGTGTCCGATGGCCCGGAAAACCCCCAGGCGGTGCTGCCGGTTCTGCCTGCGCCCGATGCTGGCGGCACCACGTCTGGGCCGGTGAAAATTATTATCAAGGAAGCGGATGGGACCGAAAAAATTCTGGTGCCTAAAACCAGGCCCGCTAAAGCGGAGTCAAAACCGGTGCCGGTTCTGGTGGATGTTCAGTCCGCGCCGGGGAAGGCTGGGACGCCCAAAGCGGTGAAAGCGGACTAA
- a CDS encoding tetratricopeptide repeat protein produces MLISGVGLSALTLLPAYGESALDKAAQLLQDGRATSAAAIYKEYLKVHPKDLNAQLAMANIAIRQFDYPKAKSVLEQALAQHPDSAETAATLGHLFQLWQNAPNGKLADNTRDYQALAEEHFKQALGLNPESPLVLSYAAEWSLQKNDLITAEQNLQKALRIRPTFIPAFQGLARFYMKVRDIPRARDTILHATELDPLDAMNYFLTAQLLATANRPAEAVKYAAKSEQLDYGRLPARDYLLATQYEKLGETPNALQYYETLTRYTPRDAQVWLKLGELYELTQQNQQSLTAFQKALTLKPDILSSLYEEARQNTRLEKIEVACKQWRRLLNIRGSDPATVEEGLSALASLHYLNYFYRPNQPDADTENDLRRVEEALAQNPDQPNRQLDRLKLLIARQGTLSEDRRQDLLVMSKVNDDAVAGEAAFLVGELKTAHERLEGVDGLSEAEYARLADRLLLVQELQFSKVFYQRASQLNSAAGYQMALKRIQSKQSLAAQKADEGTLAFNEKNYEEASLKYQEAARIYQQWDNIYLKLGDTYEKLKKWPEAKAAYDKATQLSPGLMSSQGFAKNYARIEKKAR; encoded by the coding sequence TTGCTCATTTCCGGAGTGGGCCTGAGCGCACTGACGCTCTTGCCAGCCTACGGCGAGAGCGCTCTGGACAAAGCGGCGCAGCTTTTACAAGACGGACGCGCCACATCGGCGGCGGCCATTTACAAGGAATATCTGAAAGTTCACCCCAAAGACCTGAACGCCCAGCTTGCCATGGCCAACATCGCCATTCGTCAATTCGATTACCCCAAGGCCAAGTCCGTTCTGGAGCAAGCCCTGGCCCAACACCCCGATTCGGCGGAAACGGCAGCCACGCTGGGCCATTTATTTCAGCTTTGGCAAAACGCTCCCAACGGAAAACTGGCCGACAATACCCGAGATTATCAGGCCCTGGCCGAGGAGCATTTTAAACAGGCCCTGGGCCTGAACCCGGAAAGCCCCCTGGTGCTGAGCTACGCGGCGGAATGGAGTCTGCAGAAAAACGATCTCATCACTGCGGAGCAGAATTTGCAAAAGGCCTTGCGGATTCGCCCCACGTTTATCCCGGCCTTTCAAGGGCTGGCCCGGTTTTACATGAAAGTGCGAGACATTCCCAGAGCCCGGGATACCATTCTGCACGCCACTGAACTGGACCCGCTGGACGCCATGAACTACTTTCTGACCGCCCAATTACTCGCCACCGCCAACCGCCCGGCGGAAGCCGTGAAATACGCCGCCAAATCGGAGCAGCTGGACTACGGGCGCCTGCCAGCACGGGATTATTTACTGGCCACCCAGTATGAAAAACTGGGAGAAACGCCCAACGCCCTACAGTATTACGAAACCCTGACCCGCTACACGCCCCGTGACGCGCAGGTGTGGCTCAAGCTGGGGGAACTGTATGAACTCACCCAACAAAATCAGCAAAGCCTGACTGCTTTCCAGAAGGCCCTGACCCTCAAACCGGATATTCTCAGCAGCTTGTATGAGGAGGCCCGACAAAATACCCGTCTGGAAAAAATCGAGGTGGCCTGCAAACAATGGCGACGCCTACTCAATATCAGGGGCAGCGACCCAGCCACCGTGGAAGAGGGACTGAGTGCGCTGGCCAGTTTGCATTACCTGAATTACTTTTACCGGCCCAATCAACCGGATGCCGACACCGAAAACGATCTCCGGCGGGTGGAAGAGGCCCTGGCACAGAATCCGGACCAGCCCAACCGGCAACTGGATCGGCTGAAGTTGCTCATCGCCCGACAAGGAACGCTGAGTGAGGATCGTCGCCAGGATCTGCTGGTGATGAGCAAGGTTAATGACGACGCCGTGGCCGGAGAGGCCGCCTTTTTGGTGGGCGAGTTGAAAACGGCCCATGAACGGCTGGAGGGGGTGGATGGCTTATCCGAAGCCGAATACGCCCGGCTGGCCGATCGCCTGTTGCTAGTGCAGGAGTTGCAATTTTCCAAAGTGTTTTACCAACGAGCCAGCCAACTGAATTCGGCGGCGGGCTATCAAATGGCCCTCAAGCGCATCCAGAGCAAACAGTCCTTGGCGGCCCAAAAAGCCGATGAAGGCACTTTGGCCTTTAATGAAAAAAACTATGAAGAGGCCAGTTTGAAGTACCAGGAGGCCGCCCGCATCTATCAGCAATGGGACAATATTTACCTGAAACTGGGCGACACATACGAGAAACTGAAAAAATGGCCGGAGGCCAAAGCCGCCTATGACAAAGCCACTCAGCTCAGTCCGGGCCTGATGAGTTCTCAGGGTTTTGCCAAAAACTACGCCCGCATTGAGAAAAAAGCTCGCTAG
- a CDS encoding NADH-quinone oxidoreductase subunit A: MHLTGYSMLLLLLLLAAITPFLMMGISQIVQVKYPTRLKYTTYESGMTPFGDSHIQFDVKFYMYALLFILFDIETVFLFPWAVAFERLTQSLGLFPIVEMFIFIGILMLGLVYAWKRDALRWQ; encoded by the coding sequence ATGCATTTAACCGGTTACTCCATGTTGCTCTTGCTGCTGTTGCTGGCGGCTATCACTCCTTTTCTGATGATGGGAATTTCCCAGATCGTTCAGGTGAAATACCCCACCCGCCTGAAGTACACCACGTACGAGTCCGGGATGACGCCGTTTGGCGATTCGCATATTCAGTTCGACGTCAAATTTTATATGTACGCCCTGCTGTTCATCCTGTTTGATATTGAAACGGTCTTTTTGTTCCCCTGGGCGGTCGCTTTTGAACGCTTGACGCAGAGTCTGGGCTTGTTCCCCATTGTTGAAATGTTTATTTTTATCGGAATCCTGATGCTGGGCCTGGTTTACGCCTGGAAGCGTGACGCCCTCAGGTGGCAGTAA